In Wenyingzhuangia fucanilytica, the following are encoded in one genomic region:
- the feoB gene encoding ferrous iron transport protein B: MSEIKVALIGNPNTGKTSLFNRLTGLNQKVGNYPGITVDKKVGHTKLNNIIGAEVIDLPGTYSLNASSLDEDVAVQVLSDKTNENYPDVVVVVVDIENLKRNLFLYSQVKDLGIPTILAINMVDQMTVRGIDIDKQEMEALLETKIAFVSSKQNKGISYLKKLIIDFKDLSVVPCFIEEPTVFSVLAKDDKKKHHLETVRRYQFIKSVLEKTYRQDPQNAKDLRSILDKVLIHKYFGYLIFFTILFSIFQALFSWSAFPMDYIDETFAGFSEMARAHLSEGVFTDLLAEGIIPGIGGVVIFIPQIAFLFLFTSVLEESGYMSRVVFLMDKIMRKFGLSGKSIVPLISGTACAIPAIMATRNIENWKERLITILVTPFTTCSARLPVYAIIISLIVPAEAKFMSFNVQGLMLMALYLLGFGMAIVSATILDKVLKLGSKSYFVVEMPNYKLPLFKNVAYNVIEKTKAFVFEAGKIILALSILLWVLASYGPGDNFNNAETIVSQNHPNHTEEELQTEISSYKLENSYIGIMGKTIEPVIRPLGYDWKIGIAVITSFAAREVFVGTLATIYSVGNEEESTIKERMRNEVFQDSKKPVYSFATGVSILLFYAFAMQCMSTIAIVKRETNGWKWPMIQMFVMSGFAYLTALIAFQILK, encoded by the coding sequence ATGAGTGAGATTAAAGTAGCTTTAATAGGAAATCCAAATACAGGAAAAACTTCTTTATTTAACCGTTTAACTGGGTTGAATCAAAAGGTTGGAAACTATCCTGGAATTACTGTAGATAAAAAAGTAGGGCACACCAAATTAAATAACATCATTGGTGCAGAGGTTATTGATTTACCAGGAACTTATAGTTTAAATGCTAGTTCTTTGGACGAAGATGTTGCTGTACAAGTACTGTCTGATAAAACCAACGAAAACTATCCTGATGTAGTCGTTGTAGTAGTAGATATAGAAAACTTAAAGCGTAATTTATTTTTATACTCCCAAGTAAAAGATTTGGGAATCCCTACCATTTTGGCTATCAATATGGTGGATCAGATGACTGTTAGAGGTATTGACATCGACAAGCAAGAGATGGAGGCTTTGTTAGAAACCAAAATTGCTTTTGTGAGTTCTAAACAAAACAAAGGAATCTCTTATCTTAAAAAATTAATTATAGATTTTAAAGATTTAAGTGTTGTACCTTGTTTTATAGAGGAGCCTACTGTATTTTCTGTTTTGGCTAAAGATGATAAAAAGAAGCATCATTTAGAGACTGTTAGACGTTATCAATTCATAAAATCAGTATTAGAAAAAACATATCGTCAAGATCCACAAAATGCTAAAGATTTACGTTCTATTTTAGATAAGGTTTTGATACATAAATACTTTGGGTATTTAATTTTCTTTACCATTTTATTCAGCATTTTTCAAGCATTATTTTCTTGGTCAGCATTTCCAATGGATTATATAGATGAAACTTTTGCAGGGTTTTCAGAAATGGCAAGAGCACATCTTTCAGAAGGAGTTTTTACTGATTTATTGGCCGAAGGAATTATTCCTGGTATTGGGGGAGTAGTGATTTTTATTCCACAAATTGCCTTTTTATTCTTGTTTACTTCGGTGTTAGAAGAAAGCGGATATATGAGTCGTGTGGTATTTTTAATGGATAAAATCATGCGAAAGTTTGGATTAAGTGGAAAAAGTATTGTTCCCTTAATTTCTGGAACTGCTTGTGCAATTCCTGCAATTATGGCGACTAGAAATATAGAAAACTGGAAAGAAAGATTGATTACCATATTGGTAACTCCTTTTACTACCTGTTCTGCTCGTTTACCAGTATATGCAATTATCATTAGTTTAATAGTTCCTGCCGAGGCAAAATTTATGTCTTTTAATGTACAAGGATTAATGCTGATGGCTTTGTATTTATTAGGTTTTGGAATGGCAATTGTTTCTGCAACCATACTTGATAAGGTATTAAAACTAGGCTCTAAATCTTATTTTGTGGTAGAGATGCCTAATTATAAGTTACCCTTATTTAAAAATGTAGCCTATAATGTGATTGAAAAAACCAAAGCCTTTGTATTTGAAGCGGGTAAGATCATTTTGGCTTTATCTATATTATTATGGGTATTGGCTTCTTATGGGCCAGGGGATAATTTTAACAATGCCGAGACCATTGTAAGTCAGAATCACCCTAATCATACAGAAGAAGAGTTACAAACAGAAATTTCATCTTATAAGTTAGAGAATTCATATATAGGAATTATGGGAAAAACCATAGAACCTGTAATTAGACCTTTAGGTTATGATTGGAAAATTGGAATTGCTGTAATTACTTCTTTTGCGGCTAGAGAGGTGTTTGTAGGGACTTTAGCAACTATTTATAGTGTAGGAAACGAAGAAGAATCTACCATTAAAGAAAGAATGAGAAATGAGGTTTTTCAAGATTCTAAAAAACCAGTATATTCTTTTGCTACAGGAGTTTCTATTTTATTGTTTTATGCTTTTGCTATGCAATGTATGAGTACTATTGCCATTGTTAAAAGAGAAACAAATGGTTGGAAATGGCCAATGATACAGATGTTTGTGATGTCTGGTTTTGCGTATCTTACAGCTTTAATTGCTTTTCAAATATTAAAATAA
- a CDS encoding FeoA family protein gives MKLSTIADLLKGDRAIIKSFNGIDIPLKLIEMGCIEGNYVEVLQRAPLKDPIYLNISGTYLAIRIEVASKIIVEKL, from the coding sequence ATGAAATTATCTACAATTGCTGATCTGCTTAAAGGTGATAGAGCTATTATTAAATCTTTTAATGGAATTGATATTCCGTTAAAATTGATTGAAATGGGGTGTATAGAAGGGAATTATGTAGAGGTTTTACAAAGAGCTCCTTTAAAAGATCCAATTTATTTAAACATTAGCGGAACCTATTTGGCTATTAGAATAGAAGTGGCATCTAAAATAATAGTAGAAAAACTATGA
- a CDS encoding heme-binding domain-containing protein, which produces MIKKIFITLAIVLVIAQFFGTEKNDAETRELTVFVLETTPNSEVSNILASKCYDCHSNKTEYPWYANVAPLSYWINHHVEEGKEHLNFSDWSTYNTKRKKHKLEELIEEVEEGKMPLDSYENLHGEISATEKEILIDWAKIAIANY; this is translated from the coding sequence ATGATAAAAAAAATATTCATCACCCTTGCCATTGTTTTAGTGATAGCTCAATTTTTTGGAACTGAAAAAAATGATGCTGAAACTAGAGAATTAACAGTGTTTGTTTTAGAAACAACTCCTAATAGTGAGGTGAGTAATATTTTAGCATCAAAGTGTTATGATTGCCACAGTAACAAAACAGAATATCCATGGTATGCTAATGTAGCGCCACTTTCTTACTGGATCAATCATCACGTAGAAGAGGGAAAAGAACATCTAAATTTTTCTGATTGGTCTACCTATAACACAAAAAGAAAAAAACACAAATTAGAGGAATTAATAGAAGAAGTTGAAGAAGGAAAAATGCCATTAGATTCTTATGAAAATTTACATGGAGAAATTTCTGCAACTGAAAAAGAAATTCTTATTGATTGGGCAAAAATAGCCATCGCAAATTATTAG
- a CDS encoding TonB-dependent receptor family protein: MKLKDFKILVVLLLLTQTSFAYQVTFKILDKVTKQPLEGVQVVAEQKTYIGLTNQSGLINADFEKTSLHLTFFYFGYAVVEKDFSFKDHQTITLYLTPLQEELSEVVLNAKKRINYGLTTLKPVVGTHIYAGKKTEVVNLDLVVGNKATNNPRQVFAKVAGLNIYDSNDGGLQLNIGGRGLDPNRTANFNTRQNDYDISADVLGYPESYYTPPTEALEQIQVIRGAASLQYGTQFGGLINFITKKPVNKPVEVITRNTVGSFGTLSNFSSISGTSHKFNYYAYYNGKQGDGFRPNSDYKSNNFFAHLGYDFNVDTNIAFELSSFNYIAHQPGGLSDVQFLEDPTQSYLQRNWFGVDWKLYNLKFEHQITDASKLTVSLFALDAYRKVVGFRGNPILLEPNLFDPNGDEQNNDGSYIFNRDLIVGDFRNYGAEARFLSSYQLGKNTNYYLLGGKLYRANNTQRQGAGTKGTDADFSFDESAAQYPNQNDFDFPNFNASLFGEHIFNINKHLSITPGFRFEHINTKSRGSYYVYNNNNPQFSEHKDDNNSFVRNFVLLGLGISYKPSQLFELYTNFSQNYRSVTFSDIRTVSPTFVIDPNITDETGFTADLGVRGKVKKAFSYDASIFTLVYGNRIGQIFSNTPPYRGQWVRKNIGTAFIYGVESLLQWNIKETYFKNNKNVILDVFTNLAITKSVYLESDENGVAGNEVEFIPLLNLKTGASFGWKNLLASLQYTYISEQFTDVTNSPYNPNNEEDVSGAIPSYDILDFSISYKFSKHFRIESGINNLLNNSYFTRRATGYPGPGIIPAEPRYYYATLEIKI; the protein is encoded by the coding sequence ATGAAATTAAAGGATTTTAAAATATTAGTAGTACTGCTGTTATTAACGCAAACAAGTTTTGCTTATCAAGTAACTTTTAAAATACTAGATAAAGTAACCAAACAACCTTTAGAAGGAGTACAGGTTGTGGCAGAACAAAAAACATATATTGGTCTTACCAATCAGTCAGGACTTATTAATGCCGATTTTGAAAAGACCTCTCTACATTTAACCTTCTTTTATTTTGGATATGCTGTAGTAGAAAAAGATTTTAGTTTTAAAGATCATCAAACCATTACTTTGTATTTAACGCCTTTGCAAGAGGAATTGTCTGAGGTGGTATTGAATGCAAAAAAACGAATTAATTATGGCTTAACCACTTTAAAACCTGTAGTGGGAACCCATATTTACGCAGGTAAAAAAACAGAAGTAGTCAATTTAGATTTAGTGGTTGGAAACAAAGCTACCAACAATCCTAGACAAGTTTTTGCCAAAGTAGCTGGGTTAAATATTTATGATAGTAATGATGGTGGACTGCAATTAAACATTGGAGGTAGGGGATTAGACCCAAACAGAACAGCCAACTTTAATACTCGCCAAAATGACTATGATATTAGTGCCGATGTGTTAGGATATCCAGAAAGTTATTATACACCACCTACAGAAGCTTTAGAACAAATTCAAGTAATACGTGGTGCAGCCTCTTTACAATATGGAACTCAATTTGGAGGATTGATTAATTTTATCACTAAAAAACCTGTAAATAAGCCTGTAGAAGTAATTACTCGTAATACTGTAGGTTCTTTTGGAACATTATCTAATTTTAGTTCTATTAGTGGTACTTCGCATAAATTTAACTATTATGCTTATTACAATGGAAAACAAGGAGATGGTTTTAGACCTAATTCAGACTATAAGTCTAATAATTTCTTTGCCCATTTAGGATATGATTTTAATGTAGATACCAATATTGCTTTTGAATTGTCATCTTTTAATTATATCGCACATCAACCAGGAGGTTTGTCTGATGTTCAGTTTTTAGAAGATCCTACTCAAAGTTATTTACAGCGTAATTGGTTTGGAGTAGATTGGAAATTGTACAATTTAAAGTTTGAGCATCAAATTACAGATGCTTCTAAATTAACTGTGAGTTTGTTTGCTTTAGATGCTTATAGAAAAGTGGTAGGATTTAGAGGAAATCCTATTTTATTAGAGCCTAATTTATTTGATCCTAATGGAGATGAACAAAATAATGATGGAAGTTATATTTTTAATAGAGATTTAATTGTTGGTGATTTTAGAAATTATGGTGCAGAGGCTCGTTTTTTATCAAGCTATCAATTAGGAAAAAACACCAACTATTATTTGTTAGGAGGAAAGTTATATAGAGCGAATAATACCCAAAGACAAGGTGCAGGAACTAAAGGAACAGATGCAGACTTTAGTTTTGATGAAAGTGCAGCACAATACCCAAATCAAAATGATTTTGATTTTCCAAATTTTAATGCTTCGTTATTTGGAGAACATATTTTTAACATCAACAAACATTTGAGTATTACTCCAGGGTTTAGGTTTGAGCACATCAACACTAAGTCTAGAGGTAGTTACTATGTTTACAATAACAATAATCCACAGTTTTCAGAGCATAAAGATGATAACAACAGTTTTGTTAGAAACTTTGTCCTTTTAGGTTTGGGAATAAGTTACAAACCAAGTCAATTATTTGAGTTGTATACTAATTTTTCTCAAAACTACCGTTCAGTAACTTTTTCAGATATTAGAACTGTAAGTCCAACATTTGTTATTGATCCTAACATTACTGATGAAACAGGTTTTACAGCAGATTTGGGAGTAAGAGGAAAAGTGAAAAAAGCATTTTCTTATGATGCTAGTATTTTTACCTTGGTTTACGGAAATAGAATAGGGCAAATTTTTAGTAATACTCCTCCATATAGAGGGCAATGGGTTCGTAAAAACATTGGTACTGCTTTTATTTATGGGGTAGAATCTTTATTGCAGTGGAATATTAAGGAAACTTATTTTAAAAACAATAAGAATGTTATTTTAGATGTTTTTACCAATTTAGCCATTACAAAATCTGTGTATTTAGAGTCTGATGAAAACGGTGTAGCAGGTAATGAAGTTGAATTTATTCCATTATTAAACTTAAAAACGGGAGCTAGTTTTGGATGGAAAAACTTATTAGCAAGTTTACAATACACATATATTAGCGAACAATTTACGGATGTAACGAACTCTCCATACAATCCAAATAATGAAGAAGATGTTAGTGGAGCCATTCCAAGTTATGATATTTTAGATTTTTCTATCTCTTATAAATTTTCAAAACATTTTAGAATAGAATCTGGAATTAATAACTTGTTGAACAATAGTTATTTTACCCGTAGAGCAACAGGGTATCCAGGTCCTGGGATTATTCCTGCAGAGCCAAGATATTATTACGCAACTTTAGAAATTAAAATATAA
- a CDS encoding HTTM domain-containing protein: MNTLKNYIQNHKTKAATLAAFRVLFGVLMLVSLIRFVSMDWVEQFYIKPKWHFTYYGFEWVKTLGVYTYALFALAMLACVGIILGFKYRISMILFFLSFTYIELIDKTTYLNHYYFVSIMSFLLCFLPLNATFSLDAKNRGLAYAFVPSWTVDSIKLLLGIVYFYAGLAKLNSDWLFRAQPLKIWLSTKTDLPLVGGFMNQTWFHYAMSWSGAIYDLTIPFLLLIRKTRPFAFVAVVVFHIFTRILFNIGMFPYIMICATLIFFDSSLHEKFINGLKKVLKISAKSTVLTKELYTYKRPKNILFIISLFFVIQLFLPFRNLCYPGELFWTEQGFRFSWRVMLMEKVGYTTFYVKDSVSGKQFYVDNTDFLTSFQIKQMSFQPDFILEYAHLLGDHFKSQGHQNIQIFAKSYVALNGRLNQLFIDPKIDLYQQKEGFHNKTWILPLNDEIKGF, encoded by the coding sequence ATGAATACTTTAAAAAACTACATACAAAACCATAAAACAAAAGCAGCTACTTTAGCTGCTTTTCGTGTACTATTTGGTGTCTTAATGCTGGTTAGTCTAATCCGTTTTGTGTCTATGGATTGGGTAGAGCAATTCTATATCAAGCCCAAATGGCATTTTACTTATTATGGCTTTGAGTGGGTTAAAACACTAGGCGTATACACCTATGCATTATTTGCTTTGGCAATGTTAGCTTGTGTGGGAATCATACTTGGGTTTAAATATAGAATCTCAATGATTTTGTTTTTCTTGTCTTTTACTTATATAGAATTAATAGACAAAACCACATATTTAAATCACTATTACTTTGTAAGTATCATGAGTTTTTTACTCTGCTTTTTGCCTTTAAACGCTACCTTTTCTTTAGATGCAAAAAATAGGGGATTAGCTTATGCTTTTGTACCAAGTTGGACAGTAGACAGTATTAAACTACTTTTAGGGATTGTTTATTTTTATGCCGGTTTGGCCAAATTAAATTCCGATTGGTTATTTAGAGCACAGCCTCTAAAAATATGGTTGTCTACCAAAACAGATTTGCCTTTGGTTGGGGGATTTATGAATCAAACTTGGTTTCATTATGCCATGAGTTGGAGTGGTGCTATTTATGATTTAACCATTCCTTTTTTATTGTTAATTCGTAAAACCAGACCTTTTGCTTTTGTAGCAGTTGTGGTCTTCCACATTTTTACACGAATTCTTTTTAACATAGGGATGTTTCCATATATCATGATTTGTGCAACATTAATTTTCTTTGACAGTAGTCTGCATGAAAAGTTTATCAATGGACTAAAAAAAGTTTTAAAAATTTCTGCAAAATCAACAGTTTTAACAAAAGAGTTGTATACCTATAAAAGACCTAAAAATATCTTATTTATAATTAGTCTATTTTTTGTAATTCAACTATTTTTGCCCTTCAGAAATTTGTGTTACCCTGGTGAATTGTTTTGGACAGAACAGGGATTTCGATTTTCTTGGCGAGTAATGTTGATGGAAAAAGTAGGATATACTACTTTTTACGTAAAAGATAGTGTTAGTGGAAAGCAGTTTTATGTAGATAATACTGATTTTTTAACATCTTTTCAAATCAAACAAATGAGTTTTCAACCAGATTTTATTTTGGAATATGCTCATTTATTAGGAGATCATTTTAAAAGTCAAGGACATCAAAACATACAAATTTTTGCAAAAAGTTATGTTGCCTTAAATGGACGTTTAAATCAACTTTTTATTGATCCTAAAATAGATTTATATCAACAAAAAGAGGGGTTTCATAACAAAACATGGATTTTACCCTTGAATGATGAAATTAAAGGATTTTAA
- a CDS encoding imelysin family protein codes for MKKTLSILLISTFFYSCVKENNIDGDGYNRESVLTNWVNNLVLPAYADFKIKMNDLEVKSNTFISSPDPNTIGDLQQALFQAQKVWQHVAMFELQGDTRIYMNTYPIDRETSTVPFPNSNEDDTTLESNLEGSISEINQIDFTKSGSIDEQGFAAFDYLINKDDALTKFTSDITKDKYKAYLTKVLNRMIALTNTSKTYWQNNAASIIANNGSNANASFDKMVNDYINYVEQGFRENKIATPSGKRDNLKNAEAVESYYSSEHSKEFFEESFKAINNFYYGISYDGSTTGAGLKTYLDYLNAEVYISNDNKNYKITDFVDIKFTNITTASESLATDFVTQVETDNSKMITMFNNIQEYVFLFKTNIFQALSVNQDYVDSDGD; via the coding sequence ATGAAAAAGACACTTAGTATTTTGTTAATCTCTACTTTCTTTTATTCTTGTGTAAAAGAAAATAATATTGATGGCGATGGTTATAATCGCGAATCTGTTTTAACTAATTGGGTTAATAATCTTGTGTTACCTGCATATGCAGATTTTAAAATCAAAATGAATGACTTAGAAGTTAAGTCAAATACATTTATATCATCACCTGACCCAAATACAATTGGTGATTTACAACAAGCTTTATTCCAAGCTCAAAAAGTTTGGCAACATGTAGCCATGTTTGAATTGCAAGGGGATACACGTATTTATATGAATACCTATCCTATAGATAGAGAAACAAGTACGGTTCCATTTCCTAATTCCAATGAAGATGATACTACCTTAGAAAGTAATTTAGAAGGTTCTATTTCTGAAATCAATCAAATTGATTTTACCAAATCAGGAAGTATTGATGAACAAGGTTTTGCTGCTTTTGACTATTTAATTAATAAAGACGATGCTTTAACTAAGTTTACTTCTGACATTACAAAAGATAAGTACAAAGCTTATTTAACTAAGGTTTTAAATAGAATGATTGCCTTAACAAATACATCGAAAACTTATTGGCAAAACAATGCCGCTAGTATTATTGCAAATAATGGTTCTAATGCCAATGCATCTTTTGATAAAATGGTAAACGATTATATCAATTATGTTGAGCAAGGTTTTAGAGAAAATAAAATTGCAACTCCATCTGGAAAAAGAGACAATCTTAAAAATGCTGAAGCAGTAGAGTCTTATTATAGCTCGGAACATTCAAAAGAGTTTTTTGAAGAATCTTTTAAAGCTATAAACAACTTTTACTACGGTATTTCTTATGATGGAAGTACTACAGGAGCAGGTTTAAAAACCTATTTAGATTATTTAAATGCAGAAGTATATATTAGTAATGATAACAAAAATTATAAAATAACAGATTTTGTTGATATTAAATTCACAAACATAACAACTGCCTCAGAAAGTTTAGCTACTGATTTTGTAACACAAGTAGAAACAGATAATAGCAAAATGATTACTATGTTTAACAATATTCAAGAGTATGTATTCTTATTTAAAACAAATATTTTTCAAGCTTTAAGTGTTAATCAAGATTATGTAGATTCAGACGGAGACTAG
- a CDS encoding DUF4856 domain-containing protein: MKITKLTLAVLVAAGAFFTSCSKGGDDIEDIIKHAKNLEDIDVTGLTVPENYEFSRNETTTVDYSGQTTRLLQVNEIGALLTQTNPLPTQEDFTNRFNQAVSFTDASLNGSKNVRSKVAASVGLYATNQNDADAIKADFDSYLTNQLAVIASDKEASQGVAGIYDGKRYFNEKGLEYNQAFYKGLIGALAIDQTLNHYFNRLDDNFDGSNAYRTENDAVASTDGSTTMEHHFDEAYGYVYGAGDADKLLGHYLEEVAGQSYFSNIREIVKKAFLIGRAAIVAKKYDVRDAAVEVIRYQISKIPAARGVYYLQKAKASIDGDESRAAFHALSEGYGFIYSLQFTYNVETKAPYFTKAEVDALLTKLYGSTNGFYDLTADKLEEISEEILEKYDFNLEQVNQ, translated from the coding sequence ATGAAAATCACAAAATTAACATTAGCGGTATTAGTTGCAGCTGGAGCTTTTTTTACATCATGTTCTAAAGGAGGAGATGATATAGAAGATATTATCAAACATGCTAAGAATCTTGAAGATATTGATGTAACAGGATTAACAGTTCCTGAAAATTATGAGTTTTCTAGAAATGAAACTACTACTGTAGATTATTCAGGACAAACTACACGTTTATTGCAGGTAAATGAGATTGGAGCTTTATTAACTCAAACAAATCCATTACCTACACAAGAAGATTTTACAAATAGATTTAACCAAGCTGTTTCATTTACCGATGCTTCTTTAAACGGAAGTAAAAATGTAAGAAGTAAAGTAGCTGCCTCTGTAGGTTTATATGCTACTAATCAAAATGATGCTGATGCTATAAAAGCAGATTTTGATTCTTATTTAACTAACCAATTAGCGGTAATAGCTAGTGATAAAGAAGCTAGCCAAGGTGTAGCTGGTATTTATGATGGGAAACGTTATTTTAACGAAAAAGGATTAGAATATAATCAAGCTTTTTACAAAGGATTGATTGGTGCTTTGGCTATAGATCAAACATTAAACCACTACTTTAACAGATTAGATGATAATTTTGATGGGTCTAATGCTTATAGAACAGAAAACGATGCGGTAGCAAGCACTGATGGTTCTACAACTATGGAGCACCATTTTGATGAGGCTTATGGTTATGTATATGGAGCAGGAGATGCTGATAAATTATTAGGTCATTATTTAGAAGAAGTAGCAGGGCAATCATACTTTTCTAACATTCGTGAAATCGTTAAAAAAGCATTCTTAATTGGTAGAGCAGCAATAGTTGCTAAAAAATATGATGTTAGAGATGCTGCTGTTGAAGTAATCAGATATCAAATTTCTAAAATTCCTGCTGCAAGAGGAGTATATTACTTACAAAAAGCTAAAGCTAGTATTGATGGTGATGAATCAAGAGCTGCTTTTCACGCATTGTCAGAGGGATATGGATTTATTTACTCTTTACAGTTTACTTATAACGTAGAAACTAAAGCGCCATACTTTACAAAGGCAGAAGTAGATGCATTATTAACTAAATTATATGGAAGTACTAATGGATTCTACGATTTAACAGCTGATAAATTAGAAGAAATTTCTGAAGAAATTTTAGAGAAATACGATTTTAACTTAGAGCAAGTAAACCAATAA